In one window of Gadus chalcogrammus isolate NIFS_2021 chromosome 12, NIFS_Gcha_1.0, whole genome shotgun sequence DNA:
- the cfap144 gene encoding protein FAM183A, protein MSKPEKTPLDVVHQNAIHVETIQKEQRTQKLYTEFNINPYKKLHVLTDKPTVGGEEMEAVEDHSFIQAHHHAWLEPTRKYPHPQTESQEIGWFSKPLIVSDRSDRRLSFPRQNTEITKYMDAAWRLKEQTRNLS, encoded by the exons ATGTCCAAACCAGAGAAGACACCCCTGGATGTCGTCCACCAAAACGCAATTCATGTTGAAACCATCCAGAAAGAACAAAGAACCCAGAAACTCTACACGGAGTTCAACATCAATCCATACAAGAAGC TCCATGTTCTGACGGACAAGCCGACGGTCGGCGGTGAGGAgatggaggcggtggaggatc ATTCCTTCATACAAGCCCATCATCACGCCTGGCTGGAGCCGACCAGGAagtacccccacccccagacggAGAGCCAGGAGATCGGCTGGTTCTCCAAACCACTG ATCGTCTCAGACCGCAGCGACCGGAGACTGAGCTTCCCTCGTCAGAACACAGAGATcaccaagtacatggacgctgCCTGGCGCCTCAAGGAACAAACTCGCAACCTCAGCTGA